A single genomic interval of Neisseria leonii harbors:
- the csm4 gene encoding type III-A CRISPR-associated RAMP protein Csm4: MQAYKLTLCPETAFGTPLAGDTLFGHICWGIAEQYGTGVLADCLHGYTDNRPFLVVSDAFPDGYLPLPTLPSAYWLTGAETDRKKLKKKQWLPENALGTDSRLWQQQAQSGAEISPHLAGSHRRPHNSLNRQTCTTGTGGRFAPYESEQIWYADGSTWAVYCLLDEGRLKKASLQRVLENIGQTGYGRDASSGLGKFSVRQFAESGLFRAQGNAVLTLAACCPQNLGYAARHSYYHTQTRFGRHGNVQARSGRPFKQPVLMAQTGAVLSGTVSGRPYVGQGISGISHSQPEAVHQGYAPALFFDLDTEVLN; this comes from the coding sequence ATGCAAGCCTATAAACTGACTTTGTGCCCCGAAACCGCTTTCGGCACCCCGCTGGCGGGAGACACCCTGTTCGGCCATATCTGTTGGGGTATTGCCGAGCAATACGGTACCGGCGTTCTGGCCGACTGCCTGCACGGTTACACCGACAATAGACCTTTTTTGGTAGTTTCCGATGCTTTTCCGGACGGTTACCTGCCCCTGCCCACCCTGCCGTCTGCCTATTGGCTGACAGGGGCGGAAACCGACCGTAAAAAGCTGAAGAAAAAACAATGGTTGCCTGAAAATGCATTGGGTACCGACAGCCGTCTATGGCAGCAGCAGGCACAAAGCGGTGCCGAAATCAGCCCGCACCTGGCAGGCAGCCACCGTCGGCCACACAACAGTCTCAACCGCCAAACCTGCACCACAGGCACCGGCGGCCGGTTTGCACCGTATGAGAGCGAGCAGATTTGGTATGCCGACGGCAGCACATGGGCGGTTTACTGCCTGTTGGATGAAGGCCGTCTGAAAAAAGCCTCACTGCAACGGGTGTTGGAGAATATCGGGCAAACAGGCTATGGGCGCGATGCTTCCTCAGGCTTGGGCAAGTTCAGTGTCCGACAGTTTGCAGAGAGCGGCCTGTTCCGGGCCCAAGGCAATGCCGTTTTGACTCTGGCTGCCTGCTGTCCGCAGAATTTGGGCTATGCCGCACGACACAGTTACTACCATACCCAAACCCGGTTCGGGCGGCACGGCAATGTACAGGCCCGCAGCGGCCGGCCGTTTAAACAGCCGGTATTGATGGCGCAAACCGGTGCCGTTTTGAGTGGAACCGTTTCAGGCAGGCCGTATGTGGGGCAGGGGATCTCCGGTATTTCGCACAGCCAGCCGGAGGCCGTACACCAGGGCTATGCACCCGCCCTGTTTTTTGATTTGGATACCGAAGTATTGAATTAA
- a CDS encoding carbon-nitrogen hydrolase family protein: MKTVRAAAVQMVSSADWRENTEKMKALVREAARQGADWVLLPEYWPLMGRSDRDKIAVAEAAGDGVFQTALSEAARENGVVLFGGTVPLVSSAADKVRNTLPIFGRDGKWLAGYDKIHLFGYSGLGERYAEADTIEAGRQVPRFETDGWGVAQGICYDLRFPELFRAQMPFGVLMLPAAFTYTTGKAHWELLLRARAVENQCYVVAAGQGGVHESGRKTFGHSMIIDPWGEVLVQLPQGEGVVCADLSPAKLESVRNRLPALKHRVL; this comes from the coding sequence ATGAAAACAGTTCGGGCAGCGGCGGTGCAGATGGTGTCTTCTGCCGACTGGCGGGAAAATACGGAAAAAATGAAGGCCTTGGTGCGCGAGGCGGCGCGGCAGGGGGCAGATTGGGTGCTGCTGCCCGAATACTGGCCGCTGATGGGGCGGTCGGACCGAGATAAAATTGCGGTGGCCGAAGCGGCGGGGGACGGTGTTTTTCAGACGGCGTTGAGTGAGGCGGCGCGGGAGAACGGCGTGGTGCTGTTCGGCGGTACGGTACCGTTGGTTTCGTCTGCGGCAGACAAGGTGCGCAATACTCTGCCGATTTTCGGCCGTGACGGCAAATGGCTGGCCGGTTACGACAAAATCCATCTGTTCGGCTATTCGGGTTTGGGGGAGCGTTATGCGGAAGCGGATACGATTGAGGCGGGCAGGCAGGTGCCGCGTTTTGAGACCGACGGTTGGGGGGTGGCGCAGGGCATCTGCTACGATTTGCGTTTTCCCGAGTTGTTCCGCGCGCAAATGCCGTTCGGTGTGCTGATGCTGCCCGCCGCGTTCACTTACACCACGGGCAAGGCGCATTGGGAGTTGCTGCTGCGCGCCCGTGCGGTGGAGAATCAATGCTATGTGGTGGCGGCGGGACAGGGCGGTGTGCACGAGAGCGGGCGCAAGACGTTCGGCCATTCGATGATTATCGACCCGTGGGGCGAAGTGCTGGTGCAGCTGCCGCAAGGCGAAGGGGTGGTGTGTGCCGATTTGTCGCCGGCCAAATTGGAAAGTGTGCGCAACCGTCTGCCCGCCTTAAAGCACCGTGTGTTGTGA
- the csm3 gene encoding type III-A CRISPR-associated RAMP protein Csm3: MKLTNIHILEAALVLQTGLHIGAGEGEIHIGGIDNSVIKHPVSGEPYIPGSSLKGKIRSLLEWKSGMVQEAPLGKFEYESAQGADKTAVKHILQLFGISGDSQSETLQQEIGHTRVSFWDCALNRDYVKHLRDNNLLLTEVKNENRINRIAGTAEHPRQTERVPAGARFDFKLTVKEFDGDDKALLNTLLQGLKLLEWDSLGGSGSRGYGKVKFENLRVNDQAVDDFDAMQPFAK, translated from the coding sequence ATGAAACTGACCAATATTCATATTCTGGAAGCGGCTTTGGTGTTGCAAACCGGCTTGCACATTGGTGCGGGTGAAGGGGAAATCCACATCGGCGGCATCGACAACAGCGTGATCAAACATCCGGTCAGCGGCGAGCCGTATATTCCCGGCAGCAGCCTCAAAGGCAAAATCCGCAGTCTGCTGGAATGGAAAAGCGGTATGGTGCAGGAGGCTCCCTTGGGCAAATTCGAATATGAAAGTGCGCAAGGTGCCGACAAAACCGCAGTCAAACATATTTTGCAATTGTTCGGTATCAGCGGTGACAGCCAAAGCGAAACCCTGCAGCAGGAAATCGGCCACACCCGCGTGTCATTCTGGGATTGCGCCTTGAACCGGGATTATGTGAAACACCTGCGCGACAATAATCTGCTGCTGACCGAAGTGAAAAACGAAAACCGCATCAACCGCATTGCCGGTACGGCAGAGCACCCCCGGCAAACCGAGCGTGTGCCTGCGGGTGCCCGATTCGACTTTAAACTGACGGTCAAAGAATTCGACGGCGACGACAAAGCTCTGCTCAATACCCTGCTGCAAGGCCTGAAACTGCTTGAATGGGACAGCTTGGGCGGTTCCGGTTCTCGCGGTTACGGTAAAGTGAAGTTCGAGAACCTGCGCGTGAATGATCAGGCGGTTGATGACTTTGATGCCATGCAACCCTTTGCGAAGTGA
- the cas6 gene encoding CRISPR system precrRNA processing endoribonuclease RAMP protein Cas6, translated as MTHHQALKLPHELPLARYRFDFTVESELRLPEYAGSTLRGAFGHALRRAACMTRQKECGGCPLQQSCPYTRLFAPTADNRLSSSFRQTPPAPYIIEAPENGRTGYGKGETFSFEMVLLGRARSRLPLIAHSFQQAFRRGIGPLRGQGVLGNIAVETPEGWQSIFADGQILPHPDTLVLPLRYPETCTLHIRTPIRLQSKSSVLGIRRVQAGILLRQLMRRISAIATRYWEMPLEAEFGKLAAVADSIPNHADLQWQDWTRYSNRQQQKMVLGGITGTWQFNSLPLAFAQLLYIGQWLHIGKETVFGLGRYQLSEPPGHEDQLC; from the coding sequence ATGACCCACCACCAAGCCCTGAAGCTGCCCCATGAGCTGCCGCTGGCGCGCTACCGCTTCGACTTTACCGTAGAGAGCGAACTGCGCCTGCCCGAATATGCCGGCTCCACCCTGCGCGGTGCATTCGGCCACGCCCTGCGCCGTGCCGCCTGCATGACCCGGCAGAAAGAATGCGGCGGCTGCCCCTTGCAGCAAAGCTGCCCCTACACCCGCCTGTTTGCTCCGACTGCCGACAACCGGCTCAGCAGCAGCTTTCGGCAGACCCCGCCGGCACCCTATATCATCGAAGCCCCGGAAAACGGACGCACCGGCTACGGCAAAGGCGAAACCTTTTCCTTTGAAATGGTATTGCTCGGCCGAGCCCGCAGCCGGCTGCCGCTGATTGCCCACAGCTTCCAACAGGCATTCCGGCGCGGTATCGGTCCGCTCCGCGGACAGGGCGTATTGGGCAATATTGCCGTGGAAACGCCGGAAGGCTGGCAGAGCATATTTGCAGACGGCCAGATACTGCCGCACCCCGATACCCTGGTCTTGCCCCTCCGCTATCCCGAAACCTGTACCCTGCACATCCGCACGCCGATCCGGCTGCAAAGCAAGAGCAGCGTTCTGGGCATCCGCCGCGTACAGGCCGGTATACTGCTGCGCCAACTGATGCGCCGTATCTCGGCCATAGCCACCCGGTATTGGGAAATGCCCTTAGAGGCCGAATTCGGCAAACTTGCCGCCGTTGCCGACAGCATACCGAACCACGCCGATTTACAATGGCAGGATTGGACACGCTATTCCAACCGGCAGCAGCAGAAAATGGTGTTGGGCGGCATCACCGGTACTTGGCAATTCAACAGCCTTCCGTTAGCATTTGCCCAACTTCTGTATATCGGCCAATGGCTGCATATCGGCAAGGAAACAGTATTCGGTTTGGGACGCTACCAACTTTCGGAACCGCCGGGACATGAAGATCAACTTTGTTAA
- a CDS encoding RnfABCDGE type electron transport complex subunit B has protein sequence MNPPAQVINRLLPQTQCRECGFSGCLPYAEALASGEAPLNLCAPGGETVIRDLAALLKQPPLPPAKVQPPVLAWIDEAVCIGCTACIRACPVDAILGASKQMHTVIADECTGCGLCVAPCPVDCIHLQPVPDRHLPRARTLATAAEPRFAAAEHARLRYEQRQGRLKRDTAEKKSRLAEREAAAKARLQNTSAATAPNPLNPAALIAQAMKRAAEQQTRRTVPANRESFQARQIQEAQQKALFRRYQRDARYGSEAEKNTAIAWLRRYKEEQEAHRTDT, from the coding sequence ATGAACCCGCCCGCCCAAGTCATCAACCGCCTGCTGCCGCAAACCCAATGCCGCGAATGCGGTTTCTCCGGCTGCCTGCCGTATGCGGAAGCCTTAGCCTCAGGCGAAGCCCCGTTGAATTTGTGCGCCCCGGGCGGCGAAACTGTCATCCGCGACTTGGCTGCCCTGCTGAAACAGCCGCCCCTGCCGCCGGCCAAAGTCCAGCCTCCCGTATTGGCTTGGATTGACGAGGCCGTCTGCATCGGCTGTACTGCCTGCATCCGTGCCTGCCCGGTCGATGCCATACTCGGCGCGTCCAAACAGATGCACACCGTCATCGCCGACGAATGCACCGGCTGCGGCCTCTGTGTCGCCCCTTGCCCCGTAGACTGTATCCATTTGCAGCCCGTACCCGACCGCCATCTGCCGCGCGCACGTACATTGGCAACGGCAGCGGAACCGCGTTTTGCCGCTGCCGAACACGCCCGCCTGCGCTACGAACAACGGCAAGGCCGTCTGAAACGCGATACGGCAGAAAAAAAATCCCGCCTTGCCGAACGTGAAGCCGCCGCCAAAGCGCGTCTGCAAAACACATCGGCCGCTACCGCCCCCAACCCGCTCAATCCGGCAGCACTCATTGCCCAAGCCATGAAGCGCGCCGCCGAACAGCAGACACGCCGCACCGTCCCCGCCAACCGCGAATCCTTTCAGGCGCGCCAGATTCAGGAAGCGCAACAAAAAGCCCTGTTCCGCCGCTACCAGCGCGATGCCCGCTACGGCAGCGAAGCAGAAAAAAATACCGCCATCGCCTGGCTGCGCCGCTATAAGGAAGAACAGGAAGCACACCGAACCGACACTTGA
- a CDS encoding CRISPR-associated endonuclease Cas2, whose amino-acid sequence MACRHLYLFAYDISATRTQNQVRRMLRAYAVGGQKSLFECLLTDAELHQLCMLFRGLLGGSDRLHVFRLSDTVQPIFYGCAGSLAYDPFVIG is encoded by the coding sequence GTGGCTTGCAGACATCTTTATTTGTTCGCTTACGATATTTCGGCAACCCGTACACAGAATCAGGTACGGCGTATGCTGCGTGCTTATGCCGTGGGCGGGCAGAAGTCTTTGTTTGAATGTTTGCTGACTGATGCCGAGCTGCATCAGTTGTGCATGTTATTTCGGGGTTTGCTGGGCGGTAGCGACAGGCTGCATGTGTTTCGTTTAAGCGATACGGTGCAGCCTATTTTTTACGGTTGTGCCGGAAGTCTGGCTTATGATCCGTTTGTTATCGGATAA
- a CDS encoding Card1-like endonuclease domain-containing protein → MKKFDVHVCLVSDQAVPNFVPVLDRDFRPQKVVLLVTDRMKDKAQALAGVMEQRCQVKVSQITITDAYDMGKTGELVFDLLCNENKDKVALNVTGGTKLMAIGAFSVFKEAGYPAFYFTDSSNEVLLLDTHERFKLNPPKIKIEDYLTLYGYPACDKLKRQLAHPEWLPFAEELIRSCDSLAPVLSSLNYEIMQAVQADKHTLRCKMPSHNNITVLRSMIEKSRLAKCTNGYVEFDSKEALQYVAGGWFEDYVFHTAKSLPGVQDIALNVQIENAKDHVFQHNELDVLLMANNVLHVLECKTANFAKREDKAEEALYKLESLKKLGGLKTKAMLLSYRELSSPIRNRAKGAQIGLIEQKDVKGMKTVLEKWMNEHR, encoded by the coding sequence ATGAAAAAATTTGATGTGCACGTGTGTCTGGTATCGGATCAGGCAGTGCCGAATTTTGTGCCCGTATTGGATAGGGATTTCCGTCCGCAGAAAGTAGTATTGCTGGTAACGGATAGAATGAAAGACAAAGCACAGGCTCTGGCCGGTGTGATGGAGCAACGCTGTCAGGTGAAGGTGTCGCAGATCACAATCACCGATGCGTACGATATGGGAAAAACGGGTGAACTGGTATTCGATTTGTTGTGCAACGAGAATAAAGATAAGGTGGCACTGAATGTAACCGGCGGTACCAAGCTGATGGCAATCGGTGCATTTTCGGTATTTAAAGAAGCAGGTTATCCGGCTTTCTATTTTACTGACAGCAGTAATGAAGTGCTGCTGTTGGATACTCATGAACGCTTCAAGCTGAATCCGCCCAAAATCAAAATTGAAGATTATTTGACATTATACGGTTATCCGGCATGCGATAAGCTGAAAAGACAGTTGGCGCACCCCGAATGGCTGCCGTTTGCCGAAGAACTGATACGGTCATGTGATAGCTTGGCTCCGGTTTTGAGCAGTTTGAATTATGAAATTATGCAGGCAGTACAAGCCGATAAGCATACATTAAGATGCAAAATGCCAAGCCACAATAATATAACTGTTCTGCGGTCTATGATAGAGAAAAGCCGCTTAGCCAAATGTACAAATGGGTATGTAGAATTTGATAGTAAGGAGGCACTGCAATATGTGGCGGGAGGCTGGTTTGAAGATTATGTCTTTCATACGGCTAAATCTTTGCCTGGTGTGCAGGATATTGCTTTAAATGTACAGATTGAGAATGCCAAAGACCATGTGTTTCAGCATAATGAGTTGGATGTTTTGTTGATGGCGAATAATGTGTTGCATGTATTGGAGTGTAAAACCGCTAATTTTGCCAAACGTGAGGATAAGGCTGAAGAAGCATTGTACAAATTGGAATCGTTGAAAAAATTGGGCGGTTTGAAAACCAAGGCTATGCTGCTATCTTACCGTGAGTTGTCTTCTCCCATCCGAAACCGTGCTAAGGGAGCACAGATTGGCCTTATTGAGCAAAAAGATGTAAAAGGAATGAAAACTGTGTTGGAGAAATGGATGAATGAACACCGTTAA
- a CDS encoding RAMP superfamily CRISPR-associated protein, protein MSQAFFSRHRLFLTPLSPIHLGCGEHYEPTNYVITDGVLYAFDPVQAELSPPQLSELWQAARAGTIDRIQRYFHTHAQTFVNSAYHAVAVSRALEKEYREKAGKPANREAGDKTGANSLEIERTIANPQTHQPYIPGSAFKGCLRTTVLERMVGGQIPQPKPSEREAARFEKDYLGSFASDGFRLLKTADFMPTAAVATQIQYATNHKKAKIIQDGQMVKGKNVTGRRETIQHGQYRAFAADCTIQHLLLAHRPPIRQPHKSLPQEHARPHSLQQLAQDANRYHLHRFEQECALLEPRGLIDPDWLKHIRNLLAQLQPKLDQGSIMLLRLGKHGGAESKTIESLAQIKIMQGEGQKPTVESKTTTVWLAAQAAKETHGLLPFGWVLVEIDPQDDNTALKQWCTDNGSHLPAIRQIHQRLAERKARAAERKAALQAAARQADQERIAKQRQQAEEAARREAELAAMAPAQRLAAVWMQKLKDFVYDDRNRSAHTQFYQSLLSALEQAATELAREEQIQLAELMSFKKMEKEKPSLFQGKREKEIKAVLRRLRGE, encoded by the coding sequence ATGAGTCAAGCCTTTTTCAGCCGGCACCGCCTGTTTCTCACCCCGCTCTCCCCCATTCATTTGGGTTGCGGCGAGCATTACGAACCGACCAATTATGTAATTACAGACGGCGTGCTGTATGCATTTGATCCGGTACAGGCGGAGTTAAGTCCGCCGCAGCTCAGCGAATTGTGGCAGGCTGCCCGGGCAGGGACAATCGACCGGATCCAGCGCTATTTCCACACCCACGCCCAAACCTTTGTCAACAGTGCCTACCATGCTGTCGCAGTGAGCAGAGCCTTGGAAAAAGAATACCGCGAAAAAGCGGGCAAGCCTGCCAACCGTGAAGCCGGTGATAAAACCGGGGCTAACAGTTTGGAGATTGAACGCACTATTGCCAATCCGCAAACCCATCAGCCCTATATTCCCGGCAGCGCATTCAAGGGTTGCTTGCGCACCACTGTGCTGGAACGCATGGTCGGCGGGCAGATACCGCAGCCGAAACCGTCGGAGCGGGAGGCAGCCCGTTTTGAAAAAGATTACCTGGGCAGTTTTGCTTCAGACGGCTTTCGCCTGTTGAAAACCGCCGACTTTATGCCGACCGCAGCAGTGGCTACCCAAATCCAGTACGCCACCAACCACAAAAAGGCAAAAATCATTCAAGACGGCCAAATGGTTAAAGGCAAAAACGTGACCGGGCGGCGGGAAACCATCCAGCACGGCCAGTACCGTGCCTTTGCCGCCGACTGCACCATCCAGCATCTGCTGCTGGCGCACCGGCCACCGATCAGGCAGCCGCACAAAAGCCTGCCGCAAGAGCATGCCCGTCCGCACAGCCTGCAACAACTGGCCCAAGATGCCAACCGCTACCACCTGCATCGGTTTGAGCAGGAATGTGCGCTGCTGGAACCGCGCGGCCTGATTGATCCCGATTGGCTCAAACACATCCGCAACTTGCTGGCACAATTACAGCCGAAGCTGGATCAAGGCAGCATTATGCTGCTGCGTTTGGGCAAACACGGCGGGGCAGAGAGTAAAACGATTGAAAGCCTGGCGCAAATCAAAATTATGCAGGGCGAAGGGCAGAAACCCACTGTCGAATCCAAAACCACAACCGTATGGCTGGCCGCTCAAGCGGCAAAAGAAACCCACGGCCTGCTGCCCTTCGGCTGGGTCTTGGTCGAAATAGACCCGCAAGATGACAACACCGCCTTGAAACAATGGTGCACGGACAACGGCAGCCATCTGCCGGCCATCCGACAAATCCATCAGCGTTTGGCCGAACGCAAAGCCCGTGCCGCCGAGCGCAAAGCCGCATTACAGGCAGCCGCCCGACAGGCCGATCAGGAACGTATAGCCAAACAACGGCAGCAAGCCGAAGAGGCCGCCCGCCGCGAGGCCGAGCTGGCAGCCATGGCTCCGGCACAGCGGCTGGCTGCCGTATGGATGCAGAAACTGAAAGACTTTGTGTATGACGACCGCAACCGGTCGGCGCACACCCAATTTTACCAAAGCCTGCTGTCTGCCCTTGAACAGGCCGCCACAGAGCTGGCACGGGAAGAACAAATACAGCTGGCTGAGCTGATGAGCTTCAAAAAAATGGAAAAAGAAAAGCCTTCATTGTTTCAAGGCAAGCGCGAAAAAGAAATCAAGGCCGTATTGCGCCGCCTGCGCGGCGAGTAG
- the csm2 gene encoding type III-A CRISPR-associated protein Csm2 produces MDLSRIRLNTEQLPVDIFSSVAQEAAEYIVKADRNKSSQLRKFYDELAMWHDKVCQAAESECEYQQAAPFIQMLKAKAAYARGRGHVDENFVDMFNIIIGQIDSAAALKNAKLFFEAVLGFRKAGEVKSFRSTT; encoded by the coding sequence ATGGATCTGAGCCGAATCCGATTAAATACCGAACAGTTGCCGGTTGATATTTTCAGCAGCGTGGCACAAGAGGCGGCGGAGTATATTGTCAAGGCCGATCGCAACAAATCCAGCCAGTTGCGTAAGTTTTACGACGAATTGGCCATGTGGCACGACAAGGTTTGTCAGGCTGCCGAGAGTGAGTGCGAATACCAACAAGCCGCACCGTTTATCCAAATGTTGAAAGCCAAGGCGGCCTATGCGCGAGGGCGCGGTCATGTGGACGAGAATTTTGTCGATATGTTCAACATCATTATCGGCCAAATCGACAGTGCGGCAGCCCTTAAAAATGCCAAACTCTTTTTTGAAGCCGTGCTGGGGTTCCGCAAAGCCGGTGAAGTAAAATCATTCAGGAGCACGACATGA
- the cas1 gene encoding CRISPR-associated endonuclease Cas1 — protein MVTLFIDRKGLTLRADGGVLTFYDQDRRVGTVPVRVLERVCISGDLQLSASVLGKLGGQGVGVAVLGGRKRQPVLLMPNLKVDALRRMAQFNLAQNPDFCLQQAKIWIGRKVADQAALLERFAEKNSVVGARLHRSRSVLAQVMPRIGAAEDAAQLRGLEGAAAAHYFAAFPYILPDSLNFKSRNKRPPADAFNAVLSLGYTLLHFELVRQVYLTGLDPFVGFYHGIDHGRESLACDLIEPLRPLYDEWAVSLFADKVLRPEDFSIRGQACMMGKAGRMRFYAAFEKAARLWRPHMRRLCRDLLASLGVAAGKECDFAVSEIMIVEPEDALADCV, from the coding sequence ATGGTAACTTTATTTATTGACCGTAAAGGCTTGACCTTGCGTGCTGACGGCGGTGTTCTGACTTTTTATGATCAGGACCGGCGGGTGGGTACGGTGCCTGTCAGGGTGTTGGAGCGGGTCTGTATCAGCGGCGATTTGCAGCTCTCGGCGTCGGTTTTGGGAAAGTTGGGCGGGCAGGGGGTAGGTGTGGCTGTATTGGGCGGTAGGAAAAGGCAGCCGGTATTGTTGATGCCGAACCTTAAAGTGGATGCGTTACGGCGTATGGCACAGTTTAATCTGGCGCAGAACCCGGATTTTTGCTTGCAGCAGGCCAAAATCTGGATAGGCCGCAAAGTTGCCGATCAGGCGGCACTCTTGGAACGCTTTGCCGAAAAAAACAGTGTGGTGGGGGCACGTCTGCATCGAAGCCGTTCGGTGCTGGCACAAGTGATGCCGCGTATCGGCGCAGCTGAGGATGCGGCACAATTGCGCGGACTGGAAGGTGCGGCAGCAGCTCATTATTTTGCCGCTTTCCCCTATATCCTGCCGGACTCTTTAAACTTTAAAAGCCGTAATAAAAGGCCGCCCGCCGATGCTTTTAATGCAGTGCTGTCGTTGGGCTATACGCTGTTGCATTTTGAGCTGGTAAGGCAGGTATATTTAACGGGGCTGGATCCCTTTGTCGGTTTTTATCACGGTATCGATCACGGCCGGGAATCGCTGGCTTGTGATTTGATTGAGCCGTTGCGCCCGCTTTATGATGAATGGGCGGTCAGCCTGTTTGCCGACAAGGTATTGCGGCCGGAAGATTTTTCGATACGCGGTCAGGCCTGTATGATGGGCAAGGCAGGGAGAATGCGCTTTTATGCGGCTTTTGAAAAGGCGGCCAGATTATGGCGGCCGCACATGCGCCGTTTATGCAGGGATTTATTGGCCTCGCTGGGTGTGGCGGCGGGTAAGGAATGCGATTTTGCCGTATCGGAAATAATGATTGTGGAACCGGAAGATGCGTTGGCTGATTGCGTATGA
- the csx16 gene encoding CRISPR-associated protein Csx16, with protein sequence MQMVYFVSRHAGARAWVAQQTKWQVDCFVSHLDPQCIRRGDVVLGTLPLHLAAEVCARGGIFYFLTLPQEEAGRGSEYSAEEMAEMGCSLRRFEVRAV encoded by the coding sequence ATGCAGATGGTTTATTTTGTTTCCCGCCATGCCGGTGCGCGTGCCTGGGTTGCGCAACAGACGAAATGGCAGGTAGATTGTTTTGTCAGCCATTTGGATCCGCAGTGTATCCGGCGCGGCGATGTAGTGCTGGGTACGCTGCCGCTGCATTTGGCAGCGGAGGTATGCGCGCGCGGCGGTATTTTTTATTTTCTGACCCTGCCGCAAGAAGAAGCCGGGCGCGGTTCAGAATATTCGGCAGAAGAGATGGCGGAGATGGGGTGCAGCCTGCGGCGTTTTGAGGTTCGGGCTGTGTGA
- the cas2 gene encoding CRISPR-associated endonuclease Cas2 yields MRWLIAYDIADTARLQRVYRVLCHYALPLQNSVFLLVGNQADYRQCLDTLLPKLNHREDDLRVYPLPSGGFIFACGRVLPEGVYLSVFESEAV; encoded by the coding sequence ATGCGTTGGCTGATTGCGTATGATATTGCCGATACGGCACGCTTGCAGAGAGTATATCGTGTTTTGTGTCATTATGCCCTACCTTTGCAGAACAGTGTGTTTCTGTTGGTGGGAAATCAGGCAGACTACCGGCAATGTTTGGACACTCTGTTGCCGAAATTAAACCATCGAGAAGACGATTTACGTGTTTATCCGCTGCCTTCGGGCGGCTTTATATTTGCCTGCGGACGCGTGTTGCCTGAAGGGGTTTATCTTTCTGTTTTCGAATCAGAGGCCGTCTGA
- the csm6 gene encoding CRISPR-associated ring nuclease Csm6: MNTVKKKILVAVTGMSPQIVTETLYALYTQQQWLPQEIHVLTTQTGAANIAASLLGETGFFERLRREYGLPAIGFGTDFIHVIEDENGLPLADIRTPQENSLAADRIVRFIHDLCADDQTELHVSIAGGRKSMGFYIGYALSLFGRRQDRLSHVLVEEAFEQHREFFYPPRQSLWIDTVKGRMDAAKAKVMLADIPFVRIREGLPKLRLADDWRFSQAVAITQQSLSGFHLLIDCPSLSIVCGNMATIKLAEREFSFYLAMAEFKCEDVVLCREKNSPDYERLKERYWHHYCRFKKELRGGSVEAEKRRQAVYRALDIDEIWKEVPTRIKKVLSHHLDDYAQYYCIISSGERNRLCYQLAVDKKRIEICY, encoded by the coding sequence ATGAACACCGTTAAGAAAAAAATTCTGGTGGCTGTAACCGGTATGTCGCCGCAGATTGTTACAGAAACACTATATGCGCTTTATACCCAGCAGCAATGGCTGCCGCAGGAAATCCATGTGCTGACTACGCAGACCGGTGCTGCCAATATTGCGGCATCTTTGCTGGGTGAAACAGGTTTTTTTGAACGTTTGCGGCGTGAATATGGTTTGCCGGCCATCGGATTCGGTACGGATTTTATTCATGTGATTGAGGACGAAAACGGTTTGCCGCTGGCCGATATCCGCACGCCTCAGGAAAACAGCCTGGCGGCAGACCGGATTGTGCGCTTTATTCATGACTTGTGTGCTGACGATCAAACCGAGCTGCACGTATCGATTGCGGGCGGGCGCAAATCGATGGGCTTTTATATTGGTTATGCACTCTCTCTGTTCGGCCGCCGACAGGACAGACTGTCGCATGTGTTGGTTGAAGAGGCGTTTGAGCAGCATCGGGAATTCTTTTATCCGCCGCGCCAAAGCTTGTGGATCGATACGGTGAAAGGGCGCATGGATGCAGCGAAAGCCAAAGTGATGTTGGCCGATATTCCGTTTGTTCGGATCAGGGAAGGTCTGCCGAAGCTGCGTTTGGCAGATGATTGGCGTTTTTCACAGGCGGTAGCAATCACTCAGCAGAGTTTGAGCGGATTTCATTTATTGATTGACTGTCCGAGTTTGAGTATTGTTTGCGGCAATATGGCAACGATTAAGCTGGCCGAGCGGGAATTCAGCTTTTATTTGGCAATGGCCGAATTTAAATGCGAAGATGTTGTGTTGTGCCGGGAAAAAAACAGCCCGGACTATGAGCGTTTGAAAGAGCGTTATTGGCATCATTATTGTCGGTTTAAAAAAGAGCTGCGCGGTGGAAGCGTTGAAGCGGAAAAGCGCAGACAGGCGGTTTACCGGGCTTTGGATATTGATGAAATCTGGAAAGAAGTGCCGACGCGGATTAAAAAGGTGTTGTCGCACCATTTGGATGATTATGCCCAGTATTACTGCATTATCAGTTCAGGCGAGAGAAACCGGCTGTGCTATCAGTTGGCCGTGGATAAAAAGAGAATAGAGATTTGCTATTGA